The segment TACTTCTATCTCCCCTctttctcccttcctccctctttacctctctacctctccctccatgtCTCATTACACGcatttctctccccctctatctcattcacctctctctctcccactaAGTCTCTTATCACTCTACCCTCTTCTAGGACTTTTACCTCTCTCCCTTTGTCCCTCTCTATCAATCCCCCTTTCCCCTCCCTCTCTTATATCTCTCACTTCTCAATCTCTACCTCTCTAAGTCTCTCTCCCCCTTTACTCATTACACACATTTCTCACTCCCCTCTATATCTCtcacctcactctctctctcctATTGTGTCTCTCACCTCTTCACCTCTCCCCCTTTGTCCCTCTCTATCAATaagaagagagtgaaggagagagagaagtgagatagaaagagagagatagagacaaattAATATGAAAGGATGGAGGGAGAGGTACGTAGATAAATATAGTATGGGGGTACTCAAGGATAGGTAAGTAGATATAGATAAGTGtggcatcgtaaattgtacacccttaattgggtggtataattccacgcttaggttagcacccgccttagtgtgtttgcatcttgcatcttaaattctctttaagcatttaattaaataatttaattaaatctaaagtattcttttatccctctacacattataaaattgggccctttaccataagtgtgcccctttttattttattcttccaattaatcatttcatcaaataccctcattatgtcctatttcgaccttcaaggaccaattttgcatatctaaataTCACAAATTCCCGTATGCTCTtggaattttctctaaaatcataatatctttcttcCCAAAAAAATTtgcgaaaagttggtcggaccaggtGTTCAGACCAGGTAGCTACCTACCTGGTCTCAAATTCTTCTCCccgaattttgggagcatgttttggcggtattttaatattcaaatccaagagattggtggaaaatattatttctaggtcaTCCTATGACCCAAAACAAAGTTAGgctttcatacatatagcctttgctttcctcatttgaaggatccattctctagcaattgaagaagcctcttatgaagtgaaagtacaaGTTATGAGGAGTCTACAATCAGCAAATCGGGCATTCATCAAGCACTTATCAATccttcatcaatcatcttcaacaacAATTAGGagatttgaagacattgaagaataataggagatcatcgactgttgattggcttgtacctctcccttagggttttggtatggtttcatgttattttcatgtctttgtatgagcttcataacactcattttcagatttacattcatgctttaattccattattgtatttgtgatttgaagcatttgcatttacatttacattcatttagggtttactctccaaagtgtagggtagaactctagacctactttcttgttcatttaggatcttgcatacacacaagattctttcacacacattttcaatacattatcggctatttgtggaggtggaattcatcaaaacaaggggtttgactatggcaaaaccctatatagccacctagacaccatttttcaagttgcaagtaTAGGAATCTGGCGAACGCACGAATTTTGTGACCGACGGAACACACATGTGCAACTCAGCCTCAAAGATAGATCCTAGTTTCcaaggaccagggtgtggcaccctggtcctctttGTTTTGCAGTTATTTTTTCGCAGTTCTACATTTTTGTGTCTGAGAACCTCAAATCCAGAAGTTCATATTTTTGTAGTATCAGGGACTAGGGcttggtgccctggtcctcctcgGTCACCCCCCAATTTTAGTGTCAGGTACACATCAGAATTCCCCTCCCTCATCTGTGCTCAATTTCTCAGTTTCAATTTAGTCAGTTTCTACATTTTCAATTTATACTTGCTTCcttgttcatctcctagcatagttgattaTCGCATCATATTTTGTACATCTCCTCTTCATTTACAGCAAATGAATGAAAACCCTAGGAGATATTCCTTGAGCCTCTCTCTCTCACAAGAAGTGGTCAAATTGATATATCTCCTCAAAAGCTTTCGTATTCTAATGTGTGGAGGAAAGcggggttaggtcctaaactactCAATCCCATTTTTCAACATCACAATAAGTAGgaaaaaaatgaaagagagagaggtagagaaataggtagggagggagagagatgtaggttgATAAAGAGGTAGTAGGAAGAGAGAGTGGGGAGagaggtgatattgatagaagtgGCAAGCGAAGGTTCaacagatagagggggagagaggggagatagagataagTTGAGAGGGGTAAATAGATAGAggtggagagagaaggagagatatagagagaggtgagatagatatAAGTAGAGAGGATAGttggagagagggagggaagaaGAGGTATTAAAAGAGAGGAGGGTAGATAGGGACaagtagttagagagagagtatggagggaaggggtagagagttaggggagttaaaagtagagagggatcaaaagagagataggtagagagagggagaggagagatatagagagtaaGAGGGAATATATATGgatagataaagatagagagaggatataaatagagaaagggagaggggagataaagagtagAGATAGATGGATAAGTAGACAGACGAAGAGAAGGAAGGAGGGAGGGATGTGGGTATAAAGAGAGGGTGGGAGGGGTatttatgtagagaaatagaggtaggtagggaaggagggagaggtatATATAGAGAGGGAAAGGGGAGATAGATAAAAGTAGAGATAGAAGTGGAGGGAAAGAAGGGAAGGAGAGCTATGTAGAAAAATAAGGATACAAAGGGAGTGATagggaggtatgtagagagaggtgTTGAAAGATAGGTCTCGATCTTGGGGTGGAGaggagataatgagatagagagaagtagagaggggagagagggagagtgatagggagagagataggtataaaTCTCTATGGAGACAAAGAGAGTGATATAAAGAgaaatagggagggagggagatttaTGTAGATAGATAGAGGTAGGGGGGAGGGAGGTAGAGGTacatggagagagggagagggaagatagaGGTAAGTAGAGAGGAAAAGGGTGAGAGTGAGTTAAGTAGAGAAGAAGCATGGGAGGATGAGatacagagagagagaggatgtatgtagggagagaggagatagagataagtagagagagagagagagagagagagagagagagagagagagagagagagagagagagagagagagagagagagagagagagagagagagagagggggggcgaGAGGTGAGATAGTGAGGAGAGAATGTGtgtgaggtaggtagagaagagaggggagataCAAAGAAtggtgagagagataggtttagagcttggggagagaggaaagagtgagatagagataaagagagatgGTAATATGAGATTATGATTATTAAAATTTGATTGTCTGAGAAATTACaagatctagagcttggggagagagtaGAGAGTGTTGGAAGTATGCATTTATGTGTTGTTGgggttgtcattgacgtcaaataTTTTGTTTCAGTTTGGCTCAAAAAAATTGTGGTGtagagttatcttgttgtgttgttggtgcagttgttccaaTTCGGTTTAAAATATTTGTGGTGtagagttatcttgttgtgttgttggtgctattgttctattggttgttctggAAGTGCTTGGGTCCAAAATCTGGTGTTGGTATTGAGTATTATTGTTAACATTATTGGTTATAGTTTTGGTATCATAGATATGATAGTTATGTGGTCTAGAAACATCTTTGGGTTATCTGGGTATTGTGGTATTGTTCGTTGTtcgttgtgatattctatgtttgacctatccttaggtctggATATAATTTGTGGAAGCACGATTTGATATGATATGGGTCTCATCATAGCATGTGGAGATCCGGATTTGAGTTATATGCATTGGAGCTTATGTTTTTTATCAATGATTGCTTATATTTATGCATAGTGTGTGGATATATTTTTGGTTAGGCTTCGATGCTTGTGGATCAGTGTATTGATCCTTGAAaaatgtgttttggtcctctctttctcatGGAGTGGATCAGTATGTGTTTTTTTGGTTTgaaaagtatattttgattcaaGCTGACTTGGTTGAAGGtttgatgatctatcttacatATGTAAGGCATATGTGTGTTTGAGTTGTAGAAGTGTGAAAATGGTGAGATGTGTGAGAGTATAGATGATGTGGTAAATAGCAAAGATCAGAGGAAGTTTGAGCAGAAGAAgggttgtgtttgaatgatatgcaagttgtgttgaaAACTATTGTAGAGAGTTGAGATAGGGTGTTGGAAAACCATAtcaaagttgtgtgtgttgatgttggtcacttgatgcagagttcaaggatagcttcatgatcaagagatccttcttttcaaatcatttttttgtatctttccctaaatgcaattagcttcaggttttgcaagtcctctttgtatcttgtcccatgagTATTTAGCCTTGGTGTACAAGTCCAGAGTAGTGATCTctcttttgtaatcatttctatTCATAATGGATATATTCTTGTGTGTTGACTCTCGCTGTGGTTTTTTCTTGTTTGGGAtctccatgtataaatcttggtgttcatgtgttgatatgTATTTTTGGTTAATTGTTTACATGCTACAGTAATTTATTTTTTTACACTGATTCCCCCCACCTCTCactcctaccttgggttcaacaaagaatgagatggagaggtggagagggaggagaaggagagagatagaaaaatagatAGATCTAGAGCTTGgaggagacaaagagagtgagatagagaaatagCACTAGAATGATGGTAGGAGCCAATTGATTATTAAAATTTGACaaaatctaaaaaattataagaaCTAAAATatagaatctgcattatgactcctagatatttgaaaccattctcaaacatcctaccattatatacataaaatataatttaaaatatttcttatacttaaatgttatattttatgtatatatcctaatgAAAAAACAATAAGGGAAGGCCAAAGGCATTAGCATCTAGGGTCATGTTTCTTTCCTAGCTTTATGTCAACACAACACATATGTGTTTTGCTTGTTTACCATAACACGTGTGTCATAAAGTGTGTGTTTTTCTCTCATAAAAGTGCATAtgtgtttttattttaaataacacTTACATGTTTTTAATTCAAATAACACATGTTTTTTGGCTCAATATTTTTGAGCCTTAACACATGTTTTTTGGCTCAATTTTTTTGAATCGTAACACATACTTGGtttttgaatttatcaaaaacacatGAATTTTGTCTATACTAAGCATTTATTTTTTctagtggccacttttttgttcaccatcttggtgtacATACCCATCCAAGAACCTTATCATCAACCatgatgtgaacaacctccttGAGATTAGTAATGCAAAGAAATTGATCACAAAGACTTGTTGTGAGGAAGAAAATTGACAAGGAACAACCTAAAGGCATTATTGTAGGGCATGGTCTCATTCAAGAGAATTTTCCTTAGCAATGAAATTTTGCTCATAATGCTTAACAAAATCCTAGAGGAAATCTTACAATTATTTAAACATATTTTGGTCATCCTTGATCTATTTTATGCTATGAGAAGTGCATGATGAGTTGTAAGGGCTTGGAAAAACTCCTTGGAGGGTCTATCACCAACTTTAAGCTAGTGAAGTATTACCTTAACATGAGCACCTCTAGTACAATAGTTATTTGCAATTTGTTTCTTTTATCATGGATTTACCATCCTCATTTAAAAGGTAGGGGAAAAGTGATTAACCTCAAGCACCTTTGTAGCCTTGCAAAGATTCAAGGTAGTGACCTCATATGTTCAACTCCAAAAGATAGCCAATTGGCATCCATAAAAgcacaaagaatgagatgcacatCGAATGGATCTATACCACCAAGCAAATAGGCCAATCGATTGAGTGGGACAACTTTTCAACTCCAAAAGATGGCTAATTGGCATCCATAAAAGCACAAAGAATGAGATGCTCATTGAATGGATCTATGCCACCAAGCAAATAGGCCAATTGGTTGAGTGGGACAACTTTCAAGATTTTAGAAATTCTTGATGTGTGTCAACAAAGGTTGGTGactcaataaataattaattaaaaaaactagGTCTTACAAGTTTGAGGGGAGCCCACTTACCATTTATTCTTGAACTTGATGGGAATGTGGTTTGATGTCTTGATATCTAGCAAGGGTTCAATTGAAAGAGAAAAATAACTagcaaagggaaaaaaaaaaagattacacAAAGCATAGATTAATTGAGGTGTTTAAAGACCCTATCAAAGCCAACACAATTAGAATAAAAATTATTCTAATGCACTACACATTCAAAAATTAGAATAAGATGTTTGGTACAGTTGCTAGCAATCTTTGTATTATTACATTTGCATGTCAAGGTGTGATTACTAGCATTTTAACAATTATAACAACATAAACCACAAAtaaaatatagaaattaaaaagAATTATCACTAATTAGACACATACAAGAAATAAATTTTCAAAAATAGAACAGTAAAACAGATCCACTCTAAATATCCGTAGCAATAACAGATGTTCCAACAAATgcattttaatattaataaaaaaaaccaaaaaaaaaaaaaaaaaaaggaaaaacctTACACAGATCCAATCTATTAACCGGTAACAATGACAGATACAACGAATCTACATGCTAACAACAATCTGACAGAACTTTAAATAAAGTTTTTACTGTAAAATCTCGATCTGTTCTTTTCAACGTAGAATCAGCATACCACATGAATCAAATATGATGAGGCTAATATTTTATAAATCCAAACAGAAAATCTTAAGGACAACAAAGAAATCTCCATTACTCCCTCCAGATCAGATTTCAGAGAAGAAGACCCGACATCAAACCCTAACAAGACACGTACAttgaagaaaagaaaataatttgacaGAGCTTAAAAACTTCCAGACAAACGGTGGTGTCGAAAGACACCATATCATTAGATAAAGCGAGCGATTAACCTCAGCCGCCAAAGCCGTAGAGAGTCCTGCCTTGCCTCTTTAAGGCGTAGACGACATCCATAGCTGTAACAGTCTTCCTGCGTGCGTGCTCAGTGTAGGTAACAGCATCTCTGATTACATTCTCGAGGAAGATCTTCAGAACCCCTCTGGTTTCTTCATAGATAAGGCCGCTGATACGCTTAACGCCTCCTCTCCTTGCAAGGCGACGAATTGCGGGCTTAGTGATGCCCTGAATGTTATCTCGCAGCACCTTCCTGTGCCTCTTTGCACCTCCCTTCCCCAAACCCTTTCCTCCCTTCCCTCGTCCCGACATTTTATCACTCTTTCCGAACTGCTGAAgaaaatatgtaaaaatatttgTTGCAGAGATAGATTAGATGGAGGGTTTCCTGTGTGCTTTATAACCGCCTTCCGCCAGGCGtgtcaaatttgaatttgtttccCGCTCGACCAAACTCAATCTCGACCGTTAAATCCATCGCTTATCCGTGGCACGCTGTGCATCCAAACCTTGACCGTGCGATTGGCATCCCGATAGATGTTAATTGAAGGTGAAACTTGTTTTTTTTTATGGATCTATATATATAGAAAGATACACTTAAGTAGTTTGTGTAAAACTTAAATTTGTTTTTCTCTTCACTAACATATAAAAGATACAAGGGTGGACGGTATCATTTAGATATAAAAatgttcttttttgttttgtttatatgGTCTTTTTATTACAACTTCTTATTAGATGTATATGCAATTGTGCTTGTGTGgtctttttttgcattttttaatttcATAGCTGCCACCTTTTTAATTAGTACGATAGCTCACGTGTGATATTATTTGCATTTTTGTTCATGTGTGTGCCTTGTAGTGCCTTGTATTTTCTTGAAACAAAACCATTGAGAAAAATAGAAGAGATGAACAACAATTTGCATGGTGTTAGAATTTGTTGTAGTTATTGGGTGTTTTCCTCAACTACATCTTGACCTTCAAGTCAGCTTTTTTTACTTAAAAAATTTAACCTTTATTCTTTCTTGGGATATAAATATATGGTTTGGATAATTGGCTCATTGATTGAGCTATGTAGCACTTCTTGATAGGGACAACTAGGGTCAATTCATCATGATCATGCAATTTAGGGTAATCTGCTTCTAGCTCATCCATGAATGGGCAAATACCTACCTCTTCTAATCCATCATCCTCTTTATTACAGAGGGTGTTGATACCATAAGAGTCAACTTTGTTGGTGAAATAAGCATACGGAGAACCATAGAAATTGAAGCATTCACAATAGTCATGGGATCAAACTTATTCTCCCTTTGATGTTTAATGAACTTTCCATGGTTGTGCCAAACAAATTCAACATCTAAAGGGATTGAATTATCGATCCACTTTTTAAGATTTATCACTCTAAACTAGAAGATTTAACAACAATGCATCCAACAATTTTGTGTCCAATCATGTTGTAGCAAGAACACTTCAATGGGAAGCCTTTGTAGTTTATAAATTGAGTTCAAATTCTAAAGGAGGAAAGAATTCTAATGGAGTGTCTCATGTTTTTTTTATATAGCAATCATAGTGCAAATCTTAATTGATCTACTTGATGAAGCAACCAACTCAAAATCTTGTTTGACAAAAGAGCCCACCTAACTAATCATCTTTCTAGTGAAATCTATATCTATAATGAACAAAGGGAGACTGTACAACTGTGTCTAGATAGGAATGGAGCTAATTTTAACTTTGTAGTTGGATCAAAAAAGG is part of the Cryptomeria japonica chromosome 10, Sugi_1.0, whole genome shotgun sequence genome and harbors:
- the LOC131052013 gene encoding histone H4, yielding MSGRGKGGKGLGKGGAKRHRKVLRDNIQGITKPAIRRLARRGGVKRISGLIYEETRGVLKIFLENVIRDAVTYTEHARRKTVTAMDVVYALKRQGRTLYGFGG